From Streptomyces sp. HUAS MG91, the proteins below share one genomic window:
- a CDS encoding nitronate monooxygenase family protein, whose amino-acid sequence MQTELSKKLGIEHAVFGFTPFPAVAAAISRAGGLGVLGAVRYTAPDELQRDLDWLHEHAGGRPYGLDVVMPAKKVEGVTEADVEAMIPESHRQFVTDTLAKYGVPELAQGEASGWRITGWMEQVARNQLDVAFDYPIKLLANALGSPPADVIARAHEHDVLVAALAGSARHARKHAEAGIDIVVAQGYEAGGHTGEIASMVLTPEAVEAVDPLPVLAAGGIGSGQQVAAALALGAQGVWLGSVWLTTTEADMHSPAVTRKLLAAGSGDTVRSRALTGKPARQLRTEWTDAWDDPAGPGTLPMPLQGLLVAEAVSRIQKYEVEPLLGTPVGQIVGRMNEERSVQAVFDELTRDFEKAIDRINRIAGR is encoded by the coding sequence ATGCAGACGGAGCTGAGCAAGAAACTGGGGATCGAGCACGCCGTCTTCGGCTTCACACCGTTTCCCGCGGTGGCCGCGGCCATCAGCAGGGCCGGAGGTCTCGGCGTCCTCGGCGCGGTCCGCTACACGGCACCCGACGAACTCCAGCGCGACCTCGACTGGCTGCACGAACACGCCGGCGGCAGACCGTACGGCCTCGATGTCGTCATGCCCGCCAAGAAGGTCGAGGGCGTGACGGAGGCCGATGTCGAGGCCATGATCCCGGAGAGTCACCGGCAGTTCGTGACGGACACCCTCGCCAAGTACGGCGTGCCCGAACTCGCGCAGGGGGAGGCCTCCGGCTGGCGGATCACCGGCTGGATGGAACAGGTCGCCCGCAACCAGCTCGACGTCGCCTTCGACTACCCGATCAAGCTCCTCGCCAACGCGCTCGGCTCACCCCCGGCCGACGTCATCGCCCGCGCCCACGAGCACGACGTGCTGGTCGCCGCGCTCGCGGGCAGTGCCCGGCACGCCCGCAAGCACGCGGAGGCGGGCATCGACATCGTCGTCGCCCAGGGCTACGAGGCCGGCGGGCACACCGGCGAGATCGCCTCCATGGTGCTCACGCCCGAGGCCGTCGAGGCCGTGGACCCGCTGCCCGTCCTCGCCGCCGGTGGCATCGGCAGCGGGCAGCAGGTCGCCGCCGCGCTGGCGCTCGGCGCGCAGGGGGTCTGGCTCGGCTCGGTGTGGCTCACCACCACCGAGGCCGACATGCACTCCCCGGCCGTCACCCGCAAGCTGCTCGCCGCCGGGTCCGGGGACACCGTGCGCTCGCGCGCCCTCACCGGCAAGCCCGCGCGTCAGTTGCGGACCGAGTGGACCGACGCCTGGGACGACCCGGCCGGGCCCGGCACCCTGCCGATGCCATTGCAGGGGCTGCTCGTCGCCGAGGCGGTGTCCCGGATCCAGAAGTACGAGGTGGAGCCGTTGCTGGGGACGCCCGTCGGGCAGATCGTGGGCCGGATGAACGAGGAGCGCAGCGTCCAGGCCGTCTTCGACGAACTGACCCGCGACTTCGAGAAGGCCATCGACAGGATCAACCGGATCGCGGGGCGGTAA
- a CDS encoding serine hydrolase — translation MSSGDQDRSRAGLTRRGLGAAALALGGALALAPFPAGPAAAAERKRRPTLRHGSPERAGLLAGHLRQLVADAEKFLDPSPKHPWYAGAVLLAGRGGTVALHQPIGKAVRYAHYDEATDTGVEFPAAEQIDMAEDTVFDLASVSKLFTSILAVQEIERGGLELEAKVASYLPDFAGAGKQDVTIRQLLTHTSGFRSWIPLYKEPTREGQLRLIWNEAPLNPPGTAYLYSDLNLISLQLVLEKLTGTTLDVLLRERVTGPLGMTRTRYNPPAEWKPKVAATEDARAPWSGLDRGLVWGEVHDENAYGLGGVAGHAGVFSTAWDLAVLGRTLLNGGVYGGARILSAKSVELMFTDFNQAFPGDEHGLGFELYQHWYMGAMATPRTAGHTGFTGTSIVLDPTTDSFLIMLGNSVHPVRNWRSGSAPRVAAGTNMARAVAVRPAHGRTAWFAGTASATTATLTLPDLRLTSPDARLTCSLWWDTEPHSDFVFLEVSTDGGAAWKALPFTTDRTGAHPAGSADGYANRAWHRLEADLGGFDPASVRVRWRYTTDQLYVGRGVYVDGIRVTDGRRVAFDEARPADTAQIEALGWSPSRD, via the coding sequence ATGAGCTCAGGGGACCAGGACAGATCACGGGCCGGACTCACCCGGCGCGGACTCGGCGCCGCGGCCCTCGCGCTGGGCGGGGCGCTCGCCCTCGCGCCGTTCCCCGCGGGGCCCGCCGCGGCCGCGGAACGCAAGCGGCGCCCGACCCTGCGCCACGGCTCCCCCGAACGCGCGGGACTGCTCGCCGGCCATCTGCGTCAACTGGTCGCGGACGCCGAGAAGTTCCTCGACCCCTCGCCCAAGCACCCGTGGTACGCGGGCGCGGTGCTGCTCGCGGGGCGCGGCGGCACGGTGGCGCTGCACCAGCCGATCGGCAAGGCGGTGCGGTACGCGCACTACGACGAGGCGACCGACACCGGAGTGGAGTTCCCCGCCGCCGAGCAGATCGACATGGCCGAGGACACCGTCTTCGACCTGGCGTCGGTCTCCAAGCTCTTCACCTCGATCCTCGCCGTGCAGGAGATCGAGCGCGGCGGGCTGGAGCTGGAGGCGAAGGTCGCCTCCTACTTGCCGGACTTCGCGGGCGCGGGCAAGCAAGACGTGACGATCCGTCAACTGCTGACGCACACCTCGGGTTTCCGCTCCTGGATCCCGCTGTACAAGGAGCCGACCCGGGAGGGGCAGCTCCGGCTGATCTGGAACGAGGCGCCGCTCAACCCACCGGGCACCGCCTACCTCTACTCCGACCTGAACCTGATCTCGCTCCAGCTCGTCCTGGAGAAGCTCACCGGCACGACGCTCGACGTGCTGCTGCGCGAACGCGTCACCGGCCCGCTGGGCATGACCCGTACCCGCTACAACCCGCCGGCGGAGTGGAAGCCGAAGGTCGCGGCGACCGAGGACGCACGCGCGCCCTGGTCGGGTCTGGACCGCGGTCTGGTGTGGGGCGAGGTGCACGACGAGAACGCCTACGGGCTCGGCGGCGTCGCGGGCCACGCCGGTGTCTTCTCCACCGCCTGGGATCTGGCGGTCCTCGGCCGCACCCTGCTCAACGGCGGTGTGTACGGCGGCGCGCGCATCCTCTCCGCGAAGTCCGTGGAGCTGATGTTCACCGACTTCAACCAGGCGTTCCCCGGCGACGAGCACGGCCTCGGCTTCGAGCTCTACCAGCACTGGTACATGGGCGCGATGGCCACTCCGCGCACCGCGGGCCACACCGGCTTCACCGGGACGTCGATCGTCCTGGACCCGACGACCGACTCGTTCCTCATCATGCTCGGCAACTCCGTGCATCCCGTGCGCAACTGGCGGTCCGGCTCCGCTCCCCGGGTCGCCGCGGGCACGAACATGGCGCGGGCGGTCGCGGTCCGTCCCGCGCACGGCCGCACGGCCTGGTTCGCCGGTACGGCGAGCGCCACGACAGCGACGCTGACCCTGCCGGACCTGCGCCTGACCTCGCCGGACGCCCGACTGACCTGCTCCCTGTGGTGGGACACCGAACCGCACTCCGACTTCGTGTTCCTGGAGGTGTCGACGGACGGCGGCGCGGCCTGGAAGGCCCTCCCCTTCACGACGGACCGCACCGGCGCCCACCCCGCGGGCTCCGCGGACGGCTACGCGAACCGCGCCTGGCACCGCCTGGAGGCGGACCTCGGCGGCTTCGACCCCGCGTCCGTGCGCGTGCGGTGGCGGTACACGACGGATCAGCTGTACGTCGGCCGCGGGGTGTACGTGGACGGCATCCGGGTCACCGACGGCCGCCGCGTCGCCTTCGACGAGGCCCGGCCGGCGGACACGGCACAGATCGAGGCGCTGGGCTGGTCGCCCTCCCGGGACTGA
- a CDS encoding NAD(P)-binding protein: protein MLTRTDAVIVGGGHNALVAAAYLARAGRTVTVLERLGATGGAAVSTRPFTGVDARLSRYSYLVSLLPKKIVRDLDLDFAVRPRTVSSYTPTVRDGRATGLLVGGGADRTRASFARLTGTDRAYEAWNRFYATTRHAAERIFPTLTEPLPTRKELRTRVADAAAWRLLFDEPIGVGIEEHFSDDLVRGVVLTDALIGTFADAHDPGLAQNRCFLMLLERLPRLKDTSVDPREAFAGTFHVAEGYGQLATAHAEAAAGSLPSAPPSEIYCHSLTDPTILGPDLAARGYQTLTLFGLHTPARLFTEDNDTARAALLKATLAQLDHHLAEPLEDCLAEDAEGRPCIEAKTPLDLERELRLPGGNIFHRELSFPYAQEGTGRWGVETAHANVLLCGAGAVRGGGVSGVPGHNAAMAVLGR, encoded by the coding sequence ATGCTCACCCGGACCGACGCAGTCATCGTCGGCGGCGGCCACAACGCCCTGGTCGCCGCCGCCTACCTCGCCCGCGCAGGCCGCACCGTCACCGTCCTCGAACGGCTCGGCGCCACCGGTGGCGCCGCCGTCTCCACACGCCCCTTCACCGGCGTGGACGCCCGCCTGTCCCGCTACTCCTACCTGGTCAGCCTCCTGCCGAAGAAGATCGTGCGGGACCTGGACCTCGACTTCGCCGTCCGCCCCCGTACGGTCTCCTCGTACACCCCCACCGTCCGCGACGGCCGCGCCACCGGCCTCCTGGTCGGCGGCGGCGCCGACCGCACGCGCGCCTCGTTCGCCCGTCTCACCGGCACGGACCGCGCGTACGAGGCCTGGAACCGTTTCTACGCGACGACCCGGCACGCCGCCGAACGGATCTTCCCCACGCTCACCGAGCCGCTGCCCACCCGCAAGGAGTTGCGGACCCGCGTCGCGGACGCCGCCGCCTGGCGGCTGCTCTTCGACGAGCCCATCGGCGTCGGCATCGAGGAGCACTTCAGCGACGACCTGGTGCGCGGTGTCGTCCTCACGGACGCGCTCATCGGCACGTTCGCCGACGCCCACGACCCGGGCCTGGCCCAGAACCGCTGCTTCCTCATGCTGCTGGAGCGGCTGCCCCGGCTCAAGGACACCTCCGTCGACCCGCGCGAGGCGTTCGCCGGAACCTTCCATGTCGCCGAGGGATACGGCCAGTTGGCGACGGCCCACGCCGAGGCGGCGGCCGGCTCGCTGCCGAGCGCGCCGCCCTCGGAGATCTACTGCCACAGCCTCACCGACCCCACGATCCTCGGTCCGGACCTCGCCGCGCGGGGCTACCAGACGCTCACCCTCTTTGGGCTGCACACTCCGGCCCGGCTGTTCACCGAGGACAACGACACCGCCCGCGCCGCCCTGCTCAAGGCCACCCTCGCCCAGCTCGACCACCACCTCGCCGAACCGCTGGAGGACTGTCTGGCCGAGGACGCCGAGGGCCGCCCCTGCATCGAGGCGAAGACCCCGCTCGACCTCGAACGGGAGCTGCGGCTGCCCGGCGGCAACATCTTCCACCGGGAGCTCTCCTTCCCGTACGCCCAGGAGGGCACGGGCCGCTGGGGCGTCGAGACCGCGCACGCCAACGTCCTGCTGTGCGGCGCGGGCGCGGTCCGCGGCGGCGGGGTCAGCGGCGTTCCCGGGCACAACGCGGCCATGGCGGTGCTCGGCCGCTGA
- a CDS encoding tetratricopeptide repeat protein, translated as MGETRDVRLIHGRYRLLDRIGRGGMGEVWRARDESLGRHVAVKCLKPLGQQRDPSFMRVLRERFRREARVAAGLQHRGITVVHDFGEYEGILYLVMELLEGKNLSQLLEENRHHPLAVDDVVDVAEQIAAALAYTHEQDIVHRDLKPANIVRLTDGTAKICDFGIARLGHDIGFTARLTGTGIAMGTPHYMSPEQIGGTQVDERSDLYSLGCVLYEIATGAPPFDLDDAWAVLVGHRDTEPEPPRSHRPDLPAYVDRIILDLLAKEPDERPRDAREVGRRIAAGRTGYVPTVRAAQIVPYPATQVVRSPQPRHEPRNPQEPRLPSWTRGMTTGHKATGGSGLRVTPPDSAAGLSGEWIPRPAGPATTGPDPAERPAPAPELLASLLSRHHAGLSLGRAGRWAEAGEVHRAVAAAREGALGPDHPDTLASRYEAAFSLSRTGRATDALREYRRVVEGRARVLGAEHPDTLGARQEVAYVLGKLGRHPEAHQAYTEVLAARERAMGPDHPDTLRCRHNLAFNLSRLGRLEESYRMASQVAQARARVLGPDHPDTLVTRCEVGYTLGQLGRWSDALQTYREVAAARAETLGPAHPDTLAARYEVGIGLGRLGRSAEALVLYRDLIDDRTRVSGPDNPETLRARHGLGVNLGRLARWEEALAEARDVRAIRERVLGPDHVDTLVSRREVAVGLGWLGRWRDALIEYRGVADARERVLGETHPDTLASRNDEAHCLEQLGRGAEATELYGRVAAQRRRG; from the coding sequence ATGGGGGAGACCCGCGACGTCAGGCTGATCCACGGGCGCTACCGCCTGCTGGACCGGATCGGCCGGGGCGGCATGGGCGAGGTGTGGCGGGCGCGGGACGAGTCGCTGGGCAGGCACGTCGCCGTGAAGTGCCTCAAGCCGCTCGGACAGCAGCGCGACCCGTCCTTCATGCGGGTCCTGCGGGAGCGCTTCCGCAGAGAGGCCAGGGTGGCCGCCGGACTCCAGCACCGGGGCATCACCGTCGTGCACGACTTCGGCGAGTACGAGGGCATCCTCTATCTCGTGATGGAGCTCCTGGAGGGCAAGAACCTCAGCCAGCTCCTGGAGGAGAACCGGCACCATCCGCTCGCCGTGGACGATGTCGTCGACGTCGCCGAGCAGATCGCCGCCGCGCTCGCCTACACCCATGAACAGGACATCGTCCACCGCGACCTGAAACCGGCGAACATCGTCCGGCTCACCGACGGCACCGCCAAGATCTGCGACTTCGGCATCGCCCGGCTCGGCCACGACATCGGCTTCACCGCCCGGCTCACCGGCACCGGCATCGCCATGGGCACCCCGCACTACATGTCGCCCGAGCAGATCGGCGGCACACAGGTCGACGAGCGCAGCGACCTGTACTCCCTGGGCTGCGTCCTGTACGAGATCGCCACCGGCGCGCCCCCCTTCGACCTCGACGACGCCTGGGCCGTGCTCGTCGGCCACCGCGACACCGAGCCCGAGCCGCCGCGCAGCCACCGCCCCGACCTGCCCGCGTACGTCGACCGGATCATCCTCGACCTGCTCGCCAAGGAACCCGACGAACGGCCGCGCGACGCACGCGAGGTGGGCCGGCGCATCGCGGCGGGACGGACTGGATACGTCCCCACCGTGCGGGCCGCGCAGATCGTGCCGTACCCCGCGACACAGGTGGTGCGCTCGCCACAACCCCGGCACGAACCGCGGAACCCGCAGGAGCCGCGGCTGCCGTCCTGGACCCGCGGCATGACCACCGGCCACAAGGCCACCGGCGGCTCGGGACTGCGCGTCACCCCGCCGGACAGCGCGGCCGGCCTCTCCGGCGAATGGATTCCGCGCCCCGCCGGGCCCGCGACGACCGGCCCGGACCCGGCCGAACGCCCGGCGCCGGCACCCGAGTTGCTGGCGTCGCTCCTCTCCCGGCACCACGCGGGGCTCAGCCTCGGCCGGGCCGGCCGCTGGGCCGAGGCCGGCGAGGTGCACCGGGCCGTCGCCGCCGCACGCGAGGGCGCGCTCGGCCCCGACCACCCCGACACCCTCGCCAGCCGCTACGAGGCCGCCTTCAGCCTCAGTCGCACCGGCCGGGCCACGGACGCGCTGCGCGAGTACCGGCGCGTGGTGGAGGGCCGGGCCCGGGTGCTCGGCGCCGAACACCCGGACACGCTGGGCGCCCGGCAGGAAGTGGCGTACGTGCTCGGCAAGTTGGGACGGCATCCCGAGGCGCACCAGGCGTACACCGAGGTCCTCGCGGCCCGGGAGCGCGCGATGGGCCCCGATCACCCCGACACCCTGCGCTGCCGGCACAACCTCGCCTTCAACCTCAGCCGGTTGGGCCGTCTCGAGGAGTCGTACCGGATGGCGAGCCAGGTGGCGCAGGCCCGTGCCCGTGTCCTCGGCCCCGACCATCCCGACACCCTCGTCACGCGCTGCGAAGTCGGCTACACCCTGGGGCAGTTGGGCCGCTGGAGCGACGCCCTGCAGACCTATCGCGAGGTCGCCGCGGCCCGCGCGGAGACGCTCGGGCCCGCCCATCCCGACACACTCGCCGCCCGCTACGAGGTCGGCATCGGCCTCGGCCGCCTCGGCCGCAGCGCCGAAGCCCTCGTTCTCTACCGCGACCTGATCGACGACCGCACCCGCGTCAGCGGCCCCGACAACCCCGAGACGCTGCGCGCCCGGCACGGTCTCGGTGTCAATCTCGGCCGGCTGGCCCGCTGGGAGGAGGCCCTGGCCGAGGCCCGGGACGTCCGCGCGATCCGTGAGCGGGTGCTCGGCCCCGACCACGTCGACACCCTCGTCAGCCGCCGCGAGGTCGCGGTCGGTCTGGGCTGGCTCGGCCGCTGGCGGGACGCGCTCATCGAGTACCGCGGGGTGGCGGACGCCCGGGAACGGGTCCTGGGCGAGACCCACCCCGACACCCTGGCCAGCCGCAACGACGAGGCCCACTGCCTGGAGCAACTGGGCCGCGGCGCGGAGGCGACGGAGCTGTACGGAAGGGTGGCGGCCCAGCGGCGGCGTGGCTAG
- a CDS encoding oxygenase MpaB family protein, translating to MRDDADPGLFGPDSVTWQVHSDPMMWIAGIRALYLQALHPRAVRGVMQNSDFRRDAWGRLMRTAGFVGTTTYGTTEAAEKAGARVRGIHRRLTATDPGTGERYGVDEPELLLWVHCAEIDSYLHVARRSGFRLTDPQADRYIAEHRTSARLVGLDPDAVPADRARLRAYFETVRPALAAGAEARTVDDFLQRPPTPTLLKPARDVLWRRVANLAYASLPPYAHTLYGRPAPAPAVVTRRLRATGTVLRRIPDRVRWQLPPKHILRAMARLGPEARPAPYKVDRWVAILD from the coding sequence ATGCGTGACGACGCGGACCCCGGACTCTTCGGACCCGACTCGGTGACCTGGCAGGTCCACTCCGATCCCATGATGTGGATCGCCGGCATCCGCGCCCTGTACCTCCAGGCGCTGCACCCCCGCGCCGTGCGCGGCGTGATGCAGAATTCGGACTTCCGGCGCGACGCCTGGGGCCGCCTGATGCGCACGGCGGGCTTCGTCGGCACCACGACGTACGGCACCACCGAGGCGGCGGAGAAGGCCGGGGCGCGCGTGCGCGGCATCCACCGCCGGCTCACCGCCACCGACCCCGGCACGGGGGAGCGGTACGGCGTCGACGAACCCGAACTGCTGCTGTGGGTGCACTGCGCGGAGATCGACTCCTATCTGCACGTCGCGCGCCGCTCCGGCTTCCGCCTCACCGACCCGCAGGCGGACCGCTACATCGCCGAACACCGCACCAGCGCCCGCCTCGTCGGCCTCGATCCCGACGCCGTCCCCGCCGACCGGGCGCGGCTGAGGGCCTACTTCGAGACGGTGCGCCCCGCCCTGGCCGCGGGCGCCGAGGCCCGTACCGTCGACGACTTCCTGCAACGCCCGCCCACGCCCACGCTGTTGAAACCCGCGCGCGACGTGCTCTGGCGGCGCGTGGCGAACCTCGCCTACGCCTCCCTGCCGCCGTACGCCCACACGCTGTACGGCCGACCCGCCCCCGCACCGGCCGTCGTCACCCGTCGCCTGCGCGCCACCGGCACCGTCCTGCGCCGGATTCCCGACCGTGTGCGCTGGCAACTGCCGCCCAAACACATCCTGCGGGCCATGGCCAGACTCGGCCCCGAGGCACGCCCGGCCCCGTACAAAGTCGACAGATGGGTAGCCATACTGGACTGA